The following coding sequences are from one Triticum aestivum cultivar Chinese Spring chromosome 5A, IWGSC CS RefSeq v2.1, whole genome shotgun sequence window:
- the LOC123106620 gene encoding FBD-associated F-box protein At5g60610-like gives MEAGGSSSRSETTSRKRKSAALEGEGSPAPAPAPAAAPDPGAADHDGGGGGRDLHLSDLPDDVLRKIISVLPMKQRGRTQILAKRWLPLWRSLPLNIDCDEIARSNHGKLGDVLQRIISSHQGDCHRFCIRPFLATNMENDAAVDACLLSPALNKLKELEFYRRPWHNWQRVPAPTSIFRFSHTLCVAQFGHCTLTDDIIQGLHFPQLKKLGLDYVFLSEFSLSSMIAGSPSLEVLLITGCSGARCLRINSFTLRSIEVGNSSPDPSMEELIIESAPHLERLFHLDQNEDLHVSVLSAPKLETLGCCTNSTRLVFGSTDIHQGPRIEIGSLSTALCRIKSLHLCMRTLCLDMVIEMMRCFPCMEKLYIQCEKSGTKNLWRRKHRDLLSSFVIRLKKIVLDYYRAKKSDIDFVTFFVLNARALESMTVLVKSNDEEFLAKQRQKLLLESKASDGAEINFVLKVDANPGTYYSISL, from the exons ATGGAGGCCGGCGGTAGTAGTAGTAGGAGTGAGACTACCAGCAGGAAGAGGAAGTCAGCCGCACTCGAGGGCGAGGGCAGTCCGGCTCCGGCGCCGGCGCCAGCGGCAGCGCCCGATCCCGGAGCGGCTGACCACGATGGAGGTGGCGGCGGACGAGATCTCCACCTCAGCGACCTCCCCGACGACGTGCTCCGGAAGATTATTTCGGTCCTCCCCATGAAGCAACGCGGTCGCACGCAGATCCTCGCGAAACGTTGGCTTCCCCTCTGGCGCTCTCTTCCTCTCAACATCGACTGCGATGAAATCGCCCGTTCTAATCATGGTAAGCTCGGTGATGTGTTACAACGCATAATTTCCTCCCACCAAGGCGACTGCCACCGCTTCTGCATTCGCCCATTCTTGGCCACGAACATGGAGAACGATGCTGCCGTGGACGCCTGTCTCCTGTCCCCCGCTCTGAATAAACTCAAGGAGCTTGAGTTCTACCGTCGGCCGTGGCACAATTGGCAGCGGGTGCCGGCACCAACATCTATCTTCCGTTTTTCGCACACCCTCTGTGTCGCCCAATTCGGACATTGCACACTCACGGACGACATCATTCAAGGGCTTCACTTCCCGCAGCTTAAGAAGCTCGGTCTTGATTATGTCTTCCTCTCGGAGTTCTCACTCAGCAGCATGATTGCCGGCAGCCCTTCTCTCGAGGTCTTGTTAATTACTGGGTGCAGTGGAGCCCGTTGCCTCCGGATCAATTCATTTACCCTTAGAAGCATTGAAGTCGGCAATTCTTCGCCAGATCCATCCATGGAGGAGCTGATCATCGAGAGTGCCCCTCATCTTGAAAGATTATTCCATCTTGATCAGAACGAGGATTTGCATGTATCAGTGCTCTCGGCGCCTAAGTTGGAGACCCTAGGTTGTTGTACTAACTCCACCAGGCTCGTGTTTGGTTCCACAGATATTCATCAG GGACCGCGCATTGAAATTGGTAGCCTTTCAACAGCACTGTGCAGAATCAAGTCTTTGCATCTCTGTATGCGTACTCTATGTTTGGACATGGTTATTGAAATGATGAGATGTTTTCCGTGCATGGAGAAGTTGTACATTCAG TGCGAGAAATCTGGGACGAAGAATTTGTGGCGTCGTAAACACCGGGACCTTCTCAGTTCTTTTGTCATCCGTCTAAAAAAAATAGTTTTGGATTATTATCGGGCCAAAAAATCTGACATTGATTTTGTAACCTTTTTCGTACTGAATGCTAGAGCTCTAGAGTCGATGACGGTTTTAGTCAAGAGCAACGATGAGGAGTTCTTGGCAAAACAGCGTCAGAAGCTTCTCCTAGAGAGCAAGGCTTCAGATGGGGCTGAAATTAATTTCGTACTCAAGGTGGACGCAAATCCTGGGACATATTATAGTATAAGCCTGTGA